Proteins encoded together in one Synergistaceae bacterium window:
- a CDS encoding toll/interleukin-1 receptor domain-containing protein: protein MPENQSFKYYAFISYSHKDQKIAKKLHKHLEHYHLPSALRKSNPNLPKKLSPVFIDESDLVARGTLWTGIQANLDRSNYIILICSPSSAKSQYVNDEVKYFIDSGRINHIIPLIVEGVPHSGDPDTECFPPTILALPREQELLGIDLQKFRMHEAFIRVIATLLKLDIDDFIARNARERKRKRIIFASFAAAVLIIVRLLMPPPYDEFLAENVMDRALIAYSSAGSQYERLRALADTAADNPSDFSQYFRSYKRTQAYLSSSTESNVSLQYLSDMMETGEVIPWSREPMSRQECEELLTLPDKRGEEYGKLADVLEFVMTDDWAKRYYGSRYIELLRGLLEIDAGISATLYEIVCSPHIAGKYDDESAKARQYTSNFSSHPKQNEHLNGENVQQAKVTLASLRGKRDEQIRAMDSCGVFEAYNQKNQSEE, encoded by the coding sequence ATGCCGGAAAATCAATCCTTCAAGTATTACGCATTCATAAGCTACAGCCACAAAGATCAGAAAATAGCCAAGAAATTACATAAGCACCTAGAACATTATCATCTTCCGTCAGCACTGCGGAAATCAAATCCCAATCTGCCCAAGAAACTTAGCCCCGTATTTATCGATGAGTCAGACCTTGTAGCAAGAGGCACATTATGGACAGGCATTCAGGCAAATCTTGACCGCTCAAATTATATTATCCTCATATGCTCGCCGAGCAGCGCAAAATCACAGTACGTTAATGATGAAGTGAAGTACTTTATCGACAGCGGAAGGATCAATCACATTATCCCCCTCATTGTTGAGGGAGTCCCGCATTCAGGAGACCCCGATACGGAATGTTTCCCGCCCACAATACTGGCACTGCCGCGAGAACAGGAGCTGCTCGGAATTGACTTGCAGAAATTCAGAATGCATGAGGCTTTTATCAGAGTGATAGCAACATTGCTGAAGCTCGATATTGATGACTTCATCGCAAGGAACGCGAGAGAAAGAAAGAGAAAGAGAATCATATTTGCGTCATTCGCCGCCGCCGTCTTAATCATTGTAAGGCTGTTAATGCCCCCGCCCTATGATGAATTTCTTGCGGAAAACGTCATGGATCGTGCCTTAATCGCGTACTCCAGCGCAGGATCGCAATACGAAAGACTCCGCGCCCTAGCAGACACCGCCGCCGATAATCCGTCAGACTTCAGCCAGTATTTTCGCTCGTACAAACGGACTCAGGCGTATTTGAGTTCATCAACGGAAAGCAATGTATCACTTCAATATTTGTCCGACATGATGGAAACGGGAGAGGTAATTCCATGGTCAAGAGAACCGATGAGCCGCCAAGAGTGTGAAGAGCTTCTGACACTACCGGACAAGCGCGGGGAGGAGTACGGGAAATTAGCTGACGTTCTGGAGTTTGTGATGACTGATGATTGGGCGAAGCGTTATTACGGGAGTCGATATATTGAGCTTCTCAGGGGACTTCTTGAGATTGACGCGGGAATTTCCGCAACGCTCTATGAGATCGTATGTTCTCCGCATATCGCAGGGAAATATGATGACGAGTCAGCAAAGGCGCGGCAGTACACGTCTAATTTCTCGTCCCATCCCAAACAGAATGAACACCTGAATGGCGAAAATGTACAGCAGGCAAAAGTAACTCTCGCAAGCCTCCGGGGAAAAAGGGATGAACAAATCAGGGCTATGGATTCCTGCGGCGTGTTCGAGGCATATAACCAGAAAAATCAAAGTGAGGAATGA
- a CDS encoding DUF2088 domain-containing protein yields MKIIQGGTVSKLLAGVEIPKMFRAKQIFPHESISPSDIPAKISAELSREPFASKIKPGMNIAITAGSRGVANVAIITKAIADFVKSRGAIPFIVPAMGSHGGATAQGQLEVLKGYGITPDSMGCEIRSSMDVIHLGLSDTGQDVYIDRNAYESDGIIVSCRIKPHNAFRGKYESGPCKMLAVGLGKQKGAEQVHGAGMAHIAENIPSIARVIIDKASVLFALPCIENAYDETFRLEAVDAHDIMTREPELLRLAFSLMPKIIAGECDVLIVDETGKNYSGTGVDPNITGTFSTEYASGGVKVQRTCFLRLSNESHGNALGVGLASVITKRFYDAIDPEMMYPNCITSTVLASARIPCVVSTDKEAVQMCIRTCTGIDKNNVRVIRIPNSLHIGHIMMSEAYYRDVMAGKFVGLTAESQPENLSFDENGTLITPIIG; encoded by the coding sequence ATGAAAATTATACAGGGCGGTACAGTCTCAAAACTCTTGGCAGGAGTCGAAATCCCGAAAATGTTCCGCGCAAAACAAATTTTCCCGCACGAATCAATATCACCCTCAGACATTCCCGCGAAAATTTCCGCAGAGTTATCACGCGAACCGTTCGCCAGCAAAATCAAGCCCGGAATGAACATCGCAATCACAGCAGGAAGCCGCGGAGTCGCAAATGTCGCAATAATCACAAAAGCCATCGCCGATTTCGTGAAGTCCCGCGGCGCAATTCCCTTCATCGTTCCCGCAATGGGCAGCCACGGAGGCGCAACAGCCCAAGGACAGCTTGAAGTCCTCAAAGGCTACGGCATTACCCCGGACTCTATGGGCTGTGAGATTCGCTCAAGCATGGACGTTATACACTTGGGCCTCTCTGACACCGGGCAGGATGTCTACATTGACCGCAACGCCTACGAGTCGGACGGGATAATAGTCTCCTGCCGTATCAAGCCTCATAACGCCTTCAGGGGGAAATATGAATCAGGCCCGTGCAAAATGCTCGCTGTAGGTCTCGGAAAACAGAAAGGCGCGGAGCAGGTTCACGGCGCAGGAATGGCTCATATCGCCGAAAATATACCGTCAATCGCAAGAGTCATAATCGACAAAGCATCCGTACTTTTCGCCCTGCCGTGTATTGAGAATGCCTATGATGAAACTTTCAGGCTTGAAGCTGTTGACGCACACGACATTATGACACGTGAGCCGGAATTATTGAGGCTTGCTTTCTCGCTCATGCCGAAAATTATCGCGGGCGAGTGTGATGTTCTGATTGTTGACGAGACCGGGAAGAATTACAGCGGGACAGGAGTAGACCCGAATATTACCGGGACTTTCTCGACCGAATACGCCTCAGGAGGCGTGAAAGTTCAGCGGACTTGCTTCCTGCGGCTGAGTAATGAGAGTCATGGGAATGCTTTGGGAGTCGGACTCGCCAGCGTAATCACAAAAAGATTCTATGACGCTATAGACCCCGAAATGATGTACCCTAACTGCATAACGTCAACCGTATTAGCAAGCGCGCGAATCCCCTGCGTAGTGTCAACCGACAAAGAAGCGGTGCAGATGTGCATACGTACATGTACGGGAATCGACAAAAATAACGTTCGAGTCATTCGAATCCCTAACAGCCTTCACATAGGGCATATCATGATGAGCGAGGCATATTATCGTGATGTCATGGCCGGAAAATTTGTGGGATTAACAGCAGAGAGTCAGCCGGAAAATTTATCGTTTGACGAAAACGGGACTCTAATCACACCGATTATAGGGTAA
- the garD gene encoding galactarate dehydratase, which produces MRDYVKLTDRDNVAVVTHDTPKGTEIMPGLVLLDDIPQAHKFALSDIPKDGEIIRYGVVLGYALDPIKRGAWINEHMLRLPVSPSVDNMTYGKNIVTDLPIAPRKTFMGYRNPDGFYAGTRNILGIQTTVQCVQGVLDVAVNRIKNEILPKYPNVDDVVAVNHAYGCGVAINAPFAKFPIRALRNIARHPNFGGELMVVSLGCEKLTVDMLVDPENNTPENVIVLQECKGYNAMISAIMDMAEKKLQALDKRRREELPLSDLLVGMQCGGSDAFSGVSANPSAGYAADMLVQAGATVMFSEVTEVRDGVHFIAERCVSEEVKNKLADEMRWYDDYLDAGNVDRSANPTPGNKKGGLSNIVEKAMGSIAKSGTSPIVEVLSPAERPTKHGMIYAATPASDMVCGPCQLASGIGLQVFMTGRGTPYGLAAAPVIKVCSRNEMKEQWPDVIDISAGAVVTGEKTIAEVGTELFNFIVDVASGVKKPYTEQYGLHNFLCIFNPAPIT; this is translated from the coding sequence TTGCGCGATTACGTGAAACTGACAGACCGCGACAATGTAGCAGTAGTTACGCACGACACGCCCAAAGGCACGGAGATTATGCCCGGTCTTGTGCTTCTTGACGACATTCCGCAGGCGCACAAATTTGCATTGTCCGACATTCCCAAAGACGGCGAAATCATACGCTACGGCGTTGTTCTCGGCTATGCTCTTGACCCGATAAAGCGCGGTGCATGGATAAATGAGCATATGTTACGCCTGCCCGTCTCGCCTTCTGTCGACAATATGACATACGGGAAAAATATTGTTACTGATTTGCCCATTGCGCCCCGAAAAACTTTCATGGGCTACAGGAATCCCGATGGCTTTTACGCGGGAACACGCAACATTCTCGGCATTCAGACAACAGTACAGTGTGTGCAGGGAGTACTTGACGTTGCCGTGAACAGAATCAAGAATGAAATCTTGCCCAAGTACCCGAATGTTGATGACGTTGTAGCTGTGAATCATGCTTACGGCTGCGGAGTCGCAATTAATGCCCCGTTCGCAAAATTCCCGATTCGCGCCCTGAGAAATATTGCCCGTCATCCAAATTTCGGCGGTGAATTAATGGTAGTCTCACTAGGCTGTGAGAAATTGACGGTTGATATGCTTGTTGACCCTGAAAATAATACGCCCGAAAATGTCATAGTGCTTCAGGAATGCAAGGGCTACAATGCTATGATTTCGGCGATAATGGACATGGCCGAGAAGAAATTACAGGCACTCGACAAGAGACGGCGCGAGGAATTGCCGCTAAGTGATTTGCTTGTGGGAATGCAGTGCGGGGGCAGCGATGCATTTTCGGGAGTCAGTGCGAATCCTTCTGCGGGGTATGCGGCTGATATGCTCGTTCAGGCGGGGGCGACTGTGATGTTCAGCGAGGTAACAGAAGTAAGAGACGGCGTTCACTTCATCGCGGAAAGGTGCGTAAGTGAGGAAGTCAAGAACAAACTCGCGGACGAAATGCGCTGGTATGATGATTATCTTGACGCGGGGAATGTCGACAGGAGCGCAAACCCTACACCAGGCAACAAGAAGGGCGGACTGAGCAACATTGTAGAGAAAGCGATGGGATCAATCGCCAAATCAGGAACGAGTCCGATTGTCGAGGTATTGTCCCCCGCCGAGCGTCCCACAAAGCACGGAATGATTTACGCGGCGACTCCTGCCAGTGATATGGTGTGCGGGCCGTGCCAGCTTGCCAGCGGGATCGGACTTCAGGTGTTCATGACGGGGCGCGGGACTCCCTACGGGCTTGCGGCGGCTCCTGTGATAAAAGTCTGTTCGCGCAACGAAATGAAAGAACAGTGGCCGGACGTTATCGACATAAGCGCGGGGGCTGTCGTTACGGGAGAAAAAACGATTGCTGAAGTCGGAACGGAGCTGTTCAATTTTATTGTTGACGTTGCAAGCGGAGTCAAGAAACCATACACAGAGCAGTACGGGCTGCATAACTTCCTGTGCATATTCAACCCCGCCCCGATTACGTAG
- the dhaL gene encoding dihydroxyacetone kinase subunit L, whose amino-acid sequence MGGVYKCISLIAERIAENKDFLTELDREIGDSDHGINMARGFAAVMEKLSPEDSDIGATLRKAGMTLLSKVGGASGPLYGTAYMEAGKITAGKTELTPSDMKAILESAIAGIQKRGKAVKGEKTMLDALIPACESFSQKISEGADMISALESACESAREGVEYTKTIIATKGRASYLGERSIGHQDPGATSAMITLEAVRDYYRGA is encoded by the coding sequence ATGGGCGGAGTCTATAAATGTATCTCATTAATCGCTGAACGTATCGCAGAAAATAAAGACTTCCTCACCGAATTAGACCGCGAAATAGGCGACTCGGATCACGGCATAAACATGGCCAGAGGATTCGCGGCGGTCATGGAGAAATTATCCCCGGAAGATTCCGACATCGGCGCAACTCTCAGGAAGGCAGGAATGACTCTCCTGTCGAAAGTCGGCGGGGCTTCAGGGCCTCTCTACGGCACGGCATACATGGAGGCAGGGAAAATTACAGCGGGAAAAACGGAGCTTACCCCCTCAGACATGAAAGCCATACTTGAGTCGGCCATCGCAGGAATACAGAAGCGCGGAAAAGCCGTAAAGGGCGAAAAAACTATGCTTGACGCTCTAATTCCTGCCTGCGAATCATTCTCACAGAAAATTTCAGAGGGCGCGGACATGATTTCGGCGTTGGAGTCGGCGTGTGAGTCTGCGCGAGAAGGAGTCGAGTACACGAAAACGATAATCGCCACGAAAGGCCGGGCAAGTTATCTCGGTGAACGCTCAATAGGACATCAGGACCCCGGCGCGACCTCGGCAATGATTACGCTTGAGGCAGTCCGGGATTATTACAGGGGGGCGTAA
- the dhaM gene encoding PTS-dependent dihydroxyacetone kinase phosphotransferase subunit DhaM — protein sequence MVGIVIVSHSWKIAEGVCDLAREMARGHEGIIPAGGLDDGSTGTDTEKIADAVTEADAGEGVVILADIGSAIMSAESAIELLEDEGRGINAVIADAPIVEGAVCAAVEAAGGGSIESVLSAAEESREASKL from the coding sequence ATGGTAGGAATCGTAATAGTGTCTCACAGCTGGAAGATCGCTGAAGGAGTGTGCGACCTCGCGCGGGAAATGGCTCGCGGCCATGAGGGAATTATCCCGGCAGGCGGACTCGATGACGGCTCAACAGGGACTGACACGGAAAAGATTGCTGACGCGGTTACGGAGGCTGACGCGGGAGAAGGTGTCGTGATTCTTGCGGACATAGGAAGCGCGATAATGAGTGCCGAGTCTGCGATAGAGCTTCTTGAAGACGAGGGGCGCGGAATTAATGCGGTGATTGCTGACGCTCCGATTGTTGAAGGTGCAGTGTGCGCGGCGGTTGAGGCGGCCGGCGGGGGAAGCATTGAGTCTGTATTGTCGGCGGCTGAAGAATCACGCGAGGCCAGTAAATTATAG
- the dhaK gene encoding dihydroxyacetone kinase subunit DhaK encodes MKKLINGVENIVDEMLDGMTAAYPQYVKRLEGLNVLVRAGGASPKVALVSGGGSGHEPSHGGFVGRGMLDGAVAGEVFTSPPPDQVYEAVKAVNGGKGVLLIIKNYTGDVMNFEMAEEMSADEGIKVEHVIVADDVAVENSTWTTGRRGIAGTVLVHKIAGACAESGAELSDVKRVAEKVIANVRSMGMAVNACTVPAAGKVSFELADDEIEIGIGIHGEPGTHREKISDVNNIADKLLEKIFAEGIYSAGDEVCVLVNGMGGTPLMELLVANKHVKNVIEGRGLKVVKTLVGNYMTSLDMEGFSVTVLKLDGELKKYLDAPADTPAFVQC; translated from the coding sequence ATGAAGAAGTTAATCAATGGCGTTGAGAATATTGTTGACGAAATGTTAGACGGAATGACGGCGGCATATCCTCAGTACGTCAAAAGGCTTGAGGGTCTGAATGTTCTTGTCCGTGCAGGCGGAGCGTCTCCGAAAGTCGCGCTGGTGTCCGGAGGCGGTTCAGGGCATGAACCCTCGCACGGGGGCTTTGTCGGGCGCGGAATGCTTGACGGTGCTGTGGCGGGTGAGGTGTTCACGTCTCCGCCTCCCGATCAGGTCTACGAGGCTGTGAAGGCTGTCAACGGCGGAAAAGGAGTCCTCCTCATCATAAAGAATTACACGGGCGATGTGATGAATTTCGAGATGGCCGAGGAAATGTCAGCAGATGAGGGGATCAAAGTCGAGCATGTCATAGTCGCTGATGATGTCGCTGTCGAAAATTCAACGTGGACGACAGGCAGACGGGGAATCGCAGGTACCGTCCTCGTACACAAAATCGCGGGTGCGTGCGCTGAGTCCGGCGCGGAGCTTTCTGACGTTAAGCGCGTCGCAGAGAAAGTAATCGCTAACGTTCGCTCAATGGGAATGGCCGTGAACGCCTGCACAGTGCCTGCCGCGGGGAAAGTGAGCTTTGAGCTTGCCGATGATGAGATCGAAATCGGAATCGGGATTCACGGTGAACCCGGTACTCACAGGGAAAAAATTTCTGACGTGAACAACATTGCGGATAAACTGCTTGAGAAAATTTTTGCCGAGGGGATTTACAGCGCGGGTGATGAAGTTTGTGTGCTTGTGAATGGTATGGGCGGCACTCCGCTGATGGAATTGCTCGTAGCAAACAAGCACGTGAAGAATGTCATTGAGGGGCGCGGGCTGAAGGTCGTGAAGACTCTTGTCGGCAACTATATGACATCGCTCGACATGGAGGGATTTTCGGTTACGGTGCTGAAACTTGACGGCGAACTCAAGAAATATCTTGACGCGCCTGCGGATACGCCTGCATTTGTTCAGTGCTAA
- the fapR gene encoding transcription factor FapR has translation MLKDKPARKLRHDRLSEILKSNPMITDNELASRLNVSISTVRLDRALMGVPELRERIRTMAQNAVSKLQSLSPSEVIGDLLELEPDKWALSVLRTARDMAFRFTDIVSDNYIYAQAGSIAVAVINSAKVIIESMRGHYSGHAHVGDVLVARAKVGVNHDGKKIVSVRTKAGDKEIFVGRFIIEILE, from the coding sequence GTGCTAAAAGACAAGCCCGCAAGAAAATTACGGCATGACAGGCTATCGGAAATCCTGAAATCCAATCCCATGATTACGGACAATGAATTAGCTTCCCGCCTCAATGTCAGCATTTCTACAGTGAGGCTTGACCGCGCATTGATGGGAGTCCCGGAGCTTCGCGAGAGGATTCGCACGATGGCGCAGAATGCCGTGAGCAAGTTGCAGTCATTGAGTCCCTCTGAGGTTATCGGCGACCTTCTTGAGCTTGAGCCGGATAAATGGGCGTTATCCGTCCTCAGAACGGCCAGGGATATGGCGTTCAGGTTCACGGACATTGTGAGCGACAATTACATTTACGCGCAGGCAGGGTCAATCGCTGTTGCTGTCATAAACTCGGCGAAAGTCATTATCGAGTCCATGAGGGGACATTACAGCGGTCATGCCCACGTGGGTGATGTGCTTGTTGCGCGGGCAAAAGTCGGAGTGAATCATGACGGGAAAAAGATTGTCAGTGTCCGCACAAAAGCAGGGGACAAGGAAATTTTTGTAGGGCGTTTTATCATTGAAATACTAGAATAG
- the plsX gene encoding phosphate acyltransferase PlsX, producing MTIALDAMGGDNAPSEICKGAYEACKQYDDIEIILTGDTERIKSCLTPHERIHIEHATEIIDPDEHPANAIRKKKDSSLRVAMEMVRRGDAQGCISAGSTGAIVAGGVLVVGRIEGIDRPALGVPIPSADKVSFTLDVGATVRCKPENLLQFAQMGSVYSRKILGVDNPSVKLLSNGSEDIKGDDTVLAARELIEKQGAVNFGGYIEGNEVFFGKADVVVCDGFNGNIALKLGEGLIQRLKSTLSEEVSKSLMAKAGILLLAPTVKRMLARFSYEKYGGTPLLGVKGAVLKAHGRSKYPAIVSAISSARKYIAEDGTAQINREI from the coding sequence ATTACTATAGCACTTGACGCAATGGGAGGAGACAACGCGCCTTCCGAGATCTGCAAGGGAGCTTATGAAGCCTGCAAACAGTATGACGACATAGAAATAATACTCACAGGCGACACAGAGCGCATAAAATCATGTCTCACTCCGCACGAGCGAATCCACATTGAACACGCAACAGAAATTATTGACCCTGACGAACACCCCGCGAACGCCATCCGCAAGAAGAAAGACTCAAGCCTCCGCGTAGCTATGGAGATGGTCAGGCGCGGAGACGCACAGGGCTGTATCAGCGCAGGCAGCACGGGCGCAATTGTGGCAGGGGGAGTGCTTGTTGTCGGACGGATTGAAGGCATTGACCGCCCCGCGTTAGGAGTCCCGATTCCGTCAGCCGACAAAGTATCATTTACGCTTGACGTTGGCGCGACAGTCAGGTGCAAGCCGGAAAATCTCTTGCAGTTCGCGCAGATGGGCAGCGTTTATTCACGGAAAATTCTCGGAGTCGATAATCCCAGTGTCAAATTATTGTCCAACGGAAGCGAGGACATTAAGGGCGATGATACTGTTCTTGCCGCCCGCGAGCTTATCGAAAAGCAGGGAGCGGTGAATTTCGGCGGATATATCGAGGGGAACGAGGTATTTTTCGGGAAGGCTGATGTTGTCGTCTGCGATGGCTTCAACGGAAATATTGCCCTCAAGTTAGGCGAGGGATTAATTCAGCGTCTCAAGTCAACACTTTCTGAGGAAGTCAGCAAATCCCTCATGGCCAAAGCCGGAATATTATTGCTTGCTCCGACAGTGAAGAGAATGCTTGCCCGCTTCAGCTACGAGAAATACGGCGGGACTCCTTTGCTGGGCGTGAAAGGTGCGGTGCTGAAGGCTCACGGACGCTCGAAATATCCCGCGATAGTCAGCGCAATTTCATCCGCAAGGAAATACATAGCAGAAGACGGAACAGCACAAATCAACCGCGAAATTTAG
- the fabK gene encoding enoyl-[acyl-carrier-protein] reductase FabK has protein sequence MGESNRICRLLGTEYPIIQGGMAWVANAELASAVSNAGGLGIIAAAATPPDILEQEIIKAKKLLLPGKPFGLNIMLMSPTAESALEVAVRQKVPVVTTGAGSPGKFLERLKPLGTIVIPVVASVTQARRVEKQGADAVVAEGMEAGGHIGELTTMVLTPQISQAVKIPVICAGGVADGRGVAAAFALGAEGVQVGTRFICCEECTVHPNYKQAVIDARDRSTAITGQSLGHPVRCLRNKLTAEFERLEHEHAPASEIEALGTGKLRAAVVDGDTEWGSLMSGQSAAMINDILPARAIIQRMFTEAEEIMRNMSGVKE, from the coding sequence ATGGGAGAAAGTAACCGAATATGCAGGCTCTTAGGCACTGAATATCCCATCATACAAGGCGGAATGGCATGGGTAGCAAACGCCGAATTAGCATCAGCAGTCAGCAACGCAGGCGGACTCGGAATAATCGCAGCGGCCGCGACTCCTCCCGACATCTTAGAGCAGGAAATCATCAAGGCCAAAAAGTTATTGCTGCCCGGAAAACCTTTCGGCCTCAACATCATGCTGATGTCCCCGACAGCCGAAAGCGCGCTTGAAGTCGCCGTGAGGCAGAAAGTCCCGGTAGTAACGACAGGCGCAGGCAGTCCCGGAAAATTCCTCGAACGCCTAAAGCCCCTCGGAACAATCGTTATCCCCGTAGTAGCCTCCGTAACTCAGGCTCGCAGGGTCGAAAAGCAGGGAGCGGATGCCGTTGTTGCTGAGGGAATGGAGGCAGGCGGCCATATCGGAGAGCTTACGACAATGGTACTTACTCCGCAGATTTCGCAGGCCGTGAAGATTCCTGTGATATGTGCGGGCGGTGTTGCTGACGGGCGCGGAGTCGCCGCGGCTTTTGCGCTGGGTGCTGAGGGCGTTCAGGTCGGCACGAGATTCATATGCTGCGAGGAATGCACCGTTCACCCGAACTACAAGCAGGCAGTAATTGACGCAAGAGACAGAAGCACGGCTATCACTGGTCAGAGTCTCGGCCATCCCGTGAGATGTCTCCGCAACAAATTGACGGCTGAATTTGAGCGTCTCGAACATGAACACGCGCCCGCGTCTGAGATTGAAGCACTCGGAACAGGAAAGCTCCGGGCGGCAGTTGTTGACGGCGACACGGAATGGGGTTCGCTCATGTCGGGACAAAGCGCGGCCATGATTAATGACATTCTCCCCGCAAGGGCAATAATTCAGCGGATGTTCACGGAGGCAGAAGAAATCATGCGGAATATGTCAGGGGTGAAAGAATGA
- the fabD gene encoding ACP S-malonyltransferase has product MSYAIIFPGQGSQSVGMGRELYEAFTSAKNIFDMADDSLSEHLSRLIFEGDKSELTLTRNAQPAIMTVSIAALAVLRDEMGAEISPVCMAGHSLGEYTALCASGVIDFPDAVRLVRNRGIFMQEAVPENVGGMAALIGGSRDDAEKLCESVAPNGEISPANFNCPGQVAISGMNEYIDAAISNAKSFGIKRAVKLSVSAPFHSQYMKPAAEKLKAEFAKISWHESKFDIISNVNAKPAKDPAELQQRLYAQTFSPVLWEDSVSFMAGDLGIESFYEIGPGEVLAGLVKKCRKGLDIFSAGTPEKLEALRAKLEA; this is encoded by the coding sequence ATGAGTTACGCGATAATTTTTCCCGGCCAGGGTTCGCAGTCTGTCGGAATGGGACGCGAATTGTACGAGGCTTTCACGTCAGCAAAGAATATTTTTGACATGGCGGACGACTCTTTGTCCGAGCATTTATCACGGCTCATTTTTGAGGGGGACAAGTCAGAATTAACCCTCACAAGGAACGCACAGCCCGCAATAATGACAGTAAGCATTGCGGCTCTTGCGGTATTGCGTGATGAGATGGGCGCGGAAATTTCCCCTGTCTGCATGGCCGGACACAGCTTAGGCGAGTATACAGCCTTGTGCGCCTCAGGAGTGATTGACTTCCCGGACGCTGTAAGGCTCGTGAGGAATCGCGGAATATTCATGCAGGAGGCCGTACCCGAAAATGTCGGAGGAATGGCGGCGTTAATCGGCGGGAGTCGTGATGACGCTGAAAAGCTCTGCGAATCTGTCGCCCCGAACGGTGAAATAAGCCCCGCAAATTTCAACTGTCCCGGACAAGTCGCAATTTCAGGAATGAATGAGTACATCGACGCGGCAATCTCAAACGCAAAATCATTCGGCATAAAACGCGCCGTGAAGCTCTCTGTCAGCGCACCTTTTCACAGCCAGTACATGAAGCCCGCCGCCGAGAAGCTCAAAGCCGAGTTCGCGAAAATTTCATGGCACGAGTCAAAATTCGACATCATCTCAAACGTGAACGCAAAGCCCGCCAAAGATCCCGCAGAGCTTCAGCAGAGGTTGTACGCTCAGACGTTCAGCCCGGTTTTGTGGGAAGACTCCGTGTCATTCATGGCCGGGGATTTAGGGATTGAGTCGTTCTATGAGATAGGGCCGGGGGAAGTGCTAGCCGGACTCGTCAAGAAATGCCGCAAGGGTCTCGACATATTTTCAGCAGGAACACCCGAAAAGTTAGAGGCTCTGCGCGCAAAATTGGAGGCGTAA
- the fabG gene encoding 3-oxoacyl-[acyl-carrier-protein] reductase, which produces MLALITGAAKGIGRAITLQLAHDGFDVAINYAHSGEAAKTLRDEVMTLGVKAEIFRADVSIQDEAAKMFADVKSYFGENVAVLVNNAGITRDTLLMRMKAEDWQAVINTNLNAAFYCSQLAIKDMAKARYGRIISVSSVVGLIGNAGQCNYSASKAGIIGLTKSIAREYAQRGITANAVAPGFIDTAMTDILKPDVKEAILKSIPEGRIGSPEDVAQAVSFFASDRSAYITGQVLAVDGGMTMV; this is translated from the coding sequence ATGTTAGCACTTATCACAGGAGCCGCAAAAGGGATCGGACGCGCTATAACCCTTCAGCTTGCCCATGACGGTTTTGACGTTGCCATAAATTACGCGCACAGCGGGGAAGCCGCAAAGACTCTCCGCGATGAGGTTATGACTCTCGGAGTGAAGGCAGAAATCTTCCGGGCTGACGTAAGTATTCAGGATGAGGCCGCGAAAATGTTTGCTGACGTAAAATCATATTTCGGGGAAAATGTCGCTGTACTCGTCAACAATGCCGGGATTACACGCGATACTCTCCTAATGCGTATGAAGGCTGAAGACTGGCAGGCGGTCATCAACACGAATCTTAATGCCGCGTTTTACTGCTCACAGCTCGCAATTAAGGACATGGCTAAAGCGCGTTACGGGAGAATAATATCAGTCTCATCTGTCGTAGGACTCATAGGAAACGCGGGGCAGTGCAATTATTCCGCGTCAAAAGCTGGTATAATCGGCCTGACGAAATCAATAGCCCGCGAATATGCCCAAAGGGGAATCACAGCCAATGCAGTCGCACCGGGCTTTATTGATACGGCAATGACTGATATACTGAAGCCCGATGTGAAGGAAGCAATACTGAAATCAATACCCGAAGGCAGAATCGGAAGCCCTGAAGATGTCGCGCAGGCAGTGTCGTTTTTTGCGTCAGACAGAAGCGCATATATCACCGGGCAGGTTTTAGCTGTTGACGGGGGCATGACAATGGTTTAG